A genomic segment from Lates calcarifer isolate ASB-BC8 linkage group LG13, TLL_Latcal_v3, whole genome shotgun sequence encodes:
- the LOC108878306 gene encoding rasGAP-activating-like protein 1, which yields MAKNTSLYFRIVEGRNLPAKDVSGTSDPYCIVKVDNEVVARTATVWKNLNPFWGEEYTLHLPMGFHSLSFHVMDEDTIGHDDVIGKITLSKEAIGSQSKGLDSWLNLTRVDPDDEVQGEIHLSLELLKDTEKISLRCQVIEARDLAPRDISGTSDPFARVIFNNHSAETSIIKKTRFPHWGETLELELDPEELSEEGTVTVEVWDWDMVGKNDFLGKVEIPFACLHKTPLLEGWFRLLPLGNNEVDAGGKLGALRLKVRLVEDRILPSVYYQPLIDLLVESVISPTEVEDSSALTMLEEVTTVESRQDVAMTLVKIYLGQGLVVPFLDYLNTREVNHTTDPNTLFRSNSLASKAMEQFMKAVGMLYLHEVLKPIINRIFDEKKYIELDPCKIDLNRTRRISFKGAVSEAEVRDSSVEMLQGYLTSIIESIVGSVDQCPPVMRVAFKQLHKRVEEQFAEPENEDVKYLAISGFFFLRFFAPAILTPKLFQLRDQHADTRTSRTLLLLAKALQSVGNLGLQLGHGKEQWMAPLHPIILRSVASVKDFLDKLIDIDHDIVSEVPQRAVFMPSVTVKEGYLHKHKAEGPQLLSRFAFKKRYFWLTSETLSYAKTPDWQVRSSIPIQCVCAVERVDENAFQQQNVMQVITQDNDGQLHTMYIQCKNVNELNQWLSAIRKVSIYNERMLPSFHPGAHRSGKWTCCLQADRAVTGCSRTHSAVTLGDWSDPLDPDVETQTIYKQLLQGRDKLRKKHLEIPDADQTSSNKEQISSDIHPDGAECNVQLLKPGQSVAARLLAVIEDLEQAHATFQRREKEDATSVILNP from the exons atggccaaaaacacatcTCTTTATTTTCGAATTGTCGAGGGCAGGAACCTCCCGGCCAAAGACGT CTCTGGAACCAGTGATCCATACTGCATTGTAAAAGTTGACAATGAAGTTGTGGCCAG GACTGCCACGGTGTGGAAGAACCTCAATCCATTTTGGGGTGAAGAGTATACGCTGCACCTCCCTATGGGTTTCCATTCACTCTCCTTTCATGTTATGGATGAGGACACCATCGG CCACGACGATGTTATTGGAAAGATTACTTTGAGTAAAGAAGCCATTGGATCTCAGTCTAAAG GGCTGGATAGTTGGCTGAACCTGACAAGGGTCGATCCTGATGACGAAGTCCAAGGAGAGATCCATCTGAGTCTGGAGCTGCTGAAAGATACAGAGAAGATCAGCCTGCGGTGTCAAGTCATTGAGGCCAG AGATTTGGCTCCAAGAGACATCTCCGGAACCTCTGATCCATTCGCAAGAGTTATTTTCAACAACCACAGTGCAGAGACCTCG ATTATCAAGAAAACCCGTTTCCCTCACTGGGGAGAGACTCTGGAGCTGGAGTTGGATCCAGAGGAGCTGAGTGAGGAAGGAACTGTCACTGTGGAGGTCTGGGACTGGGACATGGTGGGCAAGAATGACTTTCTGGGAAAG GTGGAAATTCCTTTTGCTTGTTTGCACAAGACTCCTCTGTTAGAGGGCTGGTTTCGTTTGCTACCCTTGGGAAACAATGAGGTTGATGCTGG TGGCAAGCTGGGAGCGCTGCGTCTGAAGGTGCGTTTGGTGGAGGATCGGATCCTGCCATCTGTGTACTATCAGCCCCTCATTGACCTTCTGGTTGAGTCAGTCATCTCCCCCACAGAG GTGGAGGACAGCAGTGCTCTGACCATGCTGGAGGAGGTGACCACAGTTGAGAGCCGTCAAGATGTGGCAATGACCCTGGTGAAGATCTACCTGGGCCAGGGCCTGGTCGTGCCCTTCCTGGATTACCTCAACACCCGGGAGGTCAACCACACTA CTGATCCAAACACTTTATTTCGCTCTAACTCACTTGCCTCCAAGGCCATGGAGCAGTTCATGAAG GCTGTTGGCATGCTGTATCTGCATGAGGTGTTGAAGCCCATCATTAACCGCATTTTCGATGAGAAGAAATACATTGAGCTGGACCCATGTAAGATCGACCTGAACCGCACAAG ACGAATTTCATTTAAGGGTGCAGTGTCAGAGGCAGAGGTACGGGACAGCAGTGTGGAGATGCTGCAGGGCTATTTAACCAGCATCATTGAATCAATTGTGGGCTCAGTCGATCAGTGTCCTCCTGTCATGAGAGTGGCCTTCAAACAGCTGCACAAGAGAGTAGAGGAGCAATTTGCTGAACCCGAGAATGAG GATGTGAAGTATCTGGCCATCAGTGGATTCTTCTTCCTGCGTTTTTTTGCTCCTGCTATCCTCACGCCGAAACTGTTCCAGCTGAGAGACCAGCACGCCGACACCCGTACAAGCAGAACACTGTTACTACTGGCCAAG GCTCTACAAAGTGTCGGGAACTTGGGCCTTCAGCTGGGTCACGGGAAGGAGCAGTGGATGGCGCCTCTTCATCCCATCATCCTCCGCAGCGTGGCCTCTGTGAAAGACTTCCTTGACAAGTTAATCGACATAGATCATGACATTG TGTCCGAGGTGCCTCAGAGGGCTGTGTTCATGCCCTCAGTCACAGTTAAAGAGGGGTACCTCCACAAACACAAGGCAGAGGGCCCTCAGCTGTTGTCCCGCTTTGCCTTCAAGAAACGCTACTTCTGGCTGACAAGTGAGACGCTGTCCTACGCCAAGACACCTGATTGGCAG GTGCGCTCTTCAATCCctattcagtgtgtgtgcgccGTGGAGAGGGTGGACGAAAATGCCTTTCAGCAGCAGAATGTAATGCAGGTCATCACCCAGGACAACGACGGACAGCTGCACACCATGTACATCCAATGCAAG AACGTGAATGAGCTGAACCAGTGGCTGTCAGCGATAAGGAAAGTCAGCATCTACAATGAGCGCATGCTGCCCTCTTTCCACCCAGGGGCTCATCGCAGTGGCAAGTGGACCTGCTGCCTGCAGGCGGACCGTGCCG TCACAGGCTGCAGTAGGACCCACTCAGCTGTGACTCTGGGTGACTGGAGTGACCCGCTGGATCCTGATGTTGAGACTCAGACCATATACAAGCAGCTTCTCCAGGGCAGAGATAAACTCAG GAAAAAACATCTGGAGATACCAGACGCCGATCAGACATCAAGCAATAAAGAACAGATCAGCTCTGACATTCACCCAG ACGGTGCAGAATGCAACGTTCAGCTTCTGAAGCCGGGTCAGAGTGTCGCCGCTCGGCTGCTGGCGGTCATAGAGGATCTGGAGCAGGCTCACGCCACCTTCCAGCGCAGAGAAAAGGAGGACGCCACCAGTGTCATTCTGAATCCCTAG
- the dgcr6 gene encoding protein DGCR6 yields the protein MDGYPGVIGGDSTKQQERHYYLLSELQTLVKDLPSSFQQRLSYNTLSDLALALIDGTVYEIVQGLLDIQHLTEKNLYNQRQKLHCEHQALKQDLTRKHKDALQSCKSHNLALLKSNQQAELEALDIRVREEQRMMDKKIVAEIDQKVIDQQNTLEKAGVPGFYITTNPQELTMQMNLLELILKLQQKESQSGVQ from the exons ATGGATGGTTATCCCGGAGTCATTGGCGGTGATTctacaaaacaacaagaaagaCATTACTACCTGTTGTCTGAACTGCAAACTTTAGTCAAAGATTTACCAAG CTCCTTCCAGCAGCGCCTGTCCTACAATACGTTGAGTGACCTAGCTCTGGCACTCATAGACGGGACGGTTTATGAGATTGTGCAGGGGCTCCTGGATATTCAGCATCTGACGGAGAAAAATCTATACAACCAGAGGCAAAAGCTGCACTGTGAACACCAAG CACTCAAACAAGATCTGACACGAAAACACAAAGACGCTCTGCAGTCATGCAAGTCTCACAACCTTGCACTTCTCAAATCAAACCAACAAGCAGAGCTAGAG GCTCTGGACATTCGTGTGCGAGAGGAACAAAGAATGATGGATAAGAAGATTGTCGCAGAAATAGATCAAAAAGTGATAGACCAGCAAAACACCCTGGAGAAGGCGGGAGTCCCTGGGTTTTATATCACCACTAATCCTCAG gagcTGACAATGCAGATGAATCTACTTGAACTGATCCTCAAGCTTCAACAGAAGGAGTCACAATCTGGAGTTCAAtga